In Sulfurimonas sp., the DNA window TAGTTAATTCCATAGCACGAACAACTTGTGGGTTAGTTTTGCTAGATTCTTTAACCTCAATTTTCTGACCAACTTTAACGCGGTAAGAAGGGATATCTAATTTTTTACCATCAACTAAGATGTGACCGTGAGTTACAAGTTGACGAGCAAATCTACGAGTAGATGCAAATCCCATTCTGTAAACTACATTGTCAAGTCTTTGTTCAATTAAAGTAATAAGGTTTGTACCTGTATTACCATCACGTCTTTTAGCTTCAACGAATAATGCACGGAATTGCTTCTCAGATACACCATACATGAATTTAGCTTTTTGTTTCTCATTTAGTTGTAAACCATACTCACTAGTTTTACCACGACGTTGACCGTGTTGACCTGGAGCATATGGTCTTTTATCTAAAGCAGATTTACCTGCTAAACGACGCTCACCTTTAAGGTTAAGGCTTACACCAAATCTTCTTTCGATTTTTTCTACTGGACCTCTATATCTTGCCATCAGTAATCTCCTTAAACTCTACGACGCTTAGG includes these proteins:
- the rpsD gene encoding 30S ribosomal protein S4, yielding MARYRGPVEKIERRFGVSLNLKGERRLAGKSALDKRPYAPGQHGQRRGKTSEYGLQLNEKQKAKFMYGVSEKQFRALFVEAKRRDGNTGTNLITLIEQRLDNVVYRMGFASTRRFARQLVTHGHILVDGKKLDIPSYRVKVGQKIEVKESSKTNPQVVRAMELTSQTGLSPWVDTDNEKVFGIFTRLPEREEVVIPVEERLIVELYSK